The genomic interval GTCGGTGAAGGAGAACAGGAAGAGAATAGCGTCCACATGTTCCTTACACGACTGTTCAAAAATCAGTGACTAAAAGTTAGGTCTCAGAGTaaacacagtatatacagtatatgcagtaTATCATgtacaaccctaattccaaaaaaggtTGGGACGCAATGATTTGGAAATGTCATAATCCCATGTgttgttattcacaatagaacacagaaaacatatcaaatgttcaaATTGAGCAAATGCacaattttaaggaaaaaggtcattttgaatttgatggccacaacacatctcaaaaaagttgggacgggggcaacgaAAGGCTGGAAGTGTGTGTTACTAAGAAAAAACAGTTGGAGGAACattatcttagagaggcagagtctctcagaagtaaagataggatggaatctggatggaagcatatgttgctctaaaaccgaaataacctttcagcattgatggtgcctttccagaggTGCAAAtcgcaaaatgttcctccagctgtttctttttagtaacacttactttcccagccttttgctgcccccgtcccaactttcttgagacgtgttgcggccatcaaatttaaaactaccttattttttccataaaatggTACAGTTTCCTCAGTTTACACATTTGCTATggtttctatgttctattgtgaataacatatgtgttttatgagatttgcaaatcattgcattatgtttttatttacattttacccagcatcccaacttttttatgGAATTTGGTTGTACTAAAAGATATAGTCACCGGCAGCATGTGGTCAAATCTGCGCATGGCACTCTCGCCACAGTCCCAGAGCTGGAAGTGGAAGAAAAGCATGCGGCCGCTCTCCCTCAGCTTCACGGGCCAAAACACCCCACATGTCTCCATGCCTAAAGAGGTTATAATTTATGGGTTTTGCAATTCATTACACTGGTCAAGTAACCACAAGTACGAATTATTTTCAGAATTAACGGTGTATAATAACATAAGAATTCAAGAGTGTTGCAACCACAAACTGAGTCTTTCTATAATGGTATCCCataatttattgaattatttctaTGGATAAAGTTTTCAACTAGTGCTCTGTCatatttcaaatgtattcaCAGTGTGAGGCTTAAACTTATAAACTTTGAAACTCAAGACATGTACCTGTGGTTTCATAGTGTATATTGGGCATGTCTAGACCAGCAAGACGAGCAGCTAGAGCTGTTTTCCCCACTCCACTTTTTCCTGACAGGAACACTTTATAGCGAACTATGTCTGCTTTCAATTGTGGAGGCATCACTGGAGCTTCCAAGAGGCCTAAAATGAAATACGGATGTTAGTAAACACTCTCTAGTGATCTATTAGTTTTTGTGAGATTGTGAGTGGGTAGCATGCTGGTGCATCGTATAACGTTGCAGTCACACAACTCCAGGGttcccagttcaatcctgagctggGTTGCTGAagtttttgtgcatgttcttcTCATGTTTAAATGGCTTTCCTCCTATGGTTatggaagatgaatgaatacataaaCATTTCTAATAAACTTCACACATCTGTAGCTATAAGTCATTACATACAAAGAAACTGAGTTAATAACATTGCTTAATTAATATCCAGTGCCCAGTTGTTCAAAAAGGTTCATCTGGGTCAGAATGATCCCATGTTTTGCTATCCAGGATCAAGCAATCCATCTtaattttgtgtttggtttttcaAAGCACCACTGGACTGAATCATCCTGATCCAGATACAAACCTTTCAAGATGAGCAAATCCGGATTACTAGAGCTCTAAATCGGACTACACATCACAGTGTAGGCTACTAGCTATGTAAAGAACAACAGGTAGATTAGCCAGCATGGGGTCactttaagtgtttttatttgaagggatagaaaacagcacaaacaatacaaacatcCTGTCATGGCCCCCATGGACAATTCCATCTTTGGCCACTAGAGGGCCCCCTGACTGCCTTTGCAGAACAGCATCTTCTGCGTCTCCTTGTTCGTGTCTTAACCATTctcatgtgttttcattttcttgatTGGGTACTGTATTTAAGTTGCCTGTTTTTCCCTCCTCAGTTGCTGGCACATTAATTTTTTGTCAGGTCATGGTTGGTATTGGTTTTTATGCActgtattttgattatttaacaCTTTTTCCTATGGTTTATTTTTTGCAGTTCCTATGTTTCTGATGATGCCCGTTCCTAGTGTGTCTTCCATCGTGTTTGTTTTCTTGAGCCAGTTAATGaatttgcttgtatctttctcatttgtaagtcgctttggataaaagcgtctgctaagtgaataaatgtaaatgtaacaaagtTCTGCATTAGCTTCCATGGCCTCACTTCATGACACATCCCCttcctacaaacaaacaaacaaaaatatacagtattcacAAATTTTAGATCCAGATGGGATCTAATCTTGAAAATGGGTTCcaagggggaagggggggggggggattctgaAATCAGATTAGATCATGTAATCCAATCTTGCTTTTGATTTGGATCAAACCTTCAGTATGTTTTGTTCAAAACTTTTCAGTAGGATTGGGATACCCGTTATACAAAAAATCTGGATTATCCTGATCCCAGCAGAAGGGTGGATCCAGGGAGGATTTCAGGAACGAAACGTAATACAACTTTAAAACTGGTCAAATAATACAATGTTTGGATCatgtaatatatacatttgtttatattttgcacttgatttatttaatgttacagTCATAAAGTATACATTAGGCTACCAATTAAGCCTTTCAGTGCagtacagtaaaaaataaagattttgtcCTCATAAATAATTCCCCAAACAGCTGTCaacatcaaacaaaaataatattatttcattttaactgTCACTTGTCACAGTATGTTAATTACAATGACACAATCATCAGAGATGAACCAGTCAAAAGTAGTTTCTAACAATTCCATCCCTTATTTCTCTCCACACACGAAGAAcgttcttattttgttaactgtTGGACATTTAGacttttttatgatttaaaacatgttcaaaatGTTCCCAAAACTTGtgaataatgtttgtttgtatttctttgttGTGGGTCAGATACAGGGTCTGACTGTTtaaaagaaactgaaaaagGAAGGGGAtgtttgtattgtgtattgtattattgtgctgttttcggtctcttcaaataaaaacacttaaagtGATCCCATTCTGGTTAATCCACCTGTTGTTCTTTACATAGCTAGTACCCTACACTGTGATATGTAGTCTGATTTAGAGCACTAGACATCCAGATTTGGTCATCTTGAAAAGTTTGTATCTGGATCAGGGATCCAATTCAATGGTTCTTTGAAGAACCGACACAAGAGATACACAAAAGATGGATTACTTGCTCCTGGATAGCAAAACATGAGATTTTCAAATCCGGATCATTCTGATCTGGATTAAACTTTTTGAACgactctagtggaaagccttcccagatgaatgaaggttattataacaacaaagaggggactacatctggaacaagatattcaaaaagcacatattggtgtgatggtcaggtgtccacaaacatatcgtgtagatagacagatagataaaaataaaaaaaacaaaatatgataCTCTTCCCAGTTCTCTTTAGTCAAATGTTCCATACAGAGATGCATTCAAACTAAAATGCAGTCTGGATAATCACGTGACAAACGTACAGCCCAATAATCGAGTCGTCTTCATGGTATCCATGGAGATACCACGACAGTAACGTACCGAATTTTCTCCGCTTTTTGTTGTGCAGTATCTTGCTGAAAAATTCCCGGCTTTCAGGGCTTCGATGCCAGTCTGACACCATTATCGACCCTGCAGCTACACAGGCCATTAAACTCCTCTGATTAAAACAGCTGATAAATCAGCCCACAAACTCAACCAAAACGTCAAAGGGAAGCGCTCCACGTTGGGAAGGAAGCCACTGTAAGCACGCCTGTAttatatatcaaaataaaagtccaaACATACCTTAAAAATGTCCATTAGAGACGGAATGCGCGGTACAAATCACTACAAGAGCGAGTAAGGTAATACGGTAACAACATTTAAATGTGAGCAATACTACACTACTATGGCAGCATACTTTTATACGTCAAAAAGTATATGCGTACAAACTATATAcgtagatataaatgaaaacagacaccaaattttcctctgaatacattattaatgagaatgtATAACTGGCaattggaaaaactcaagaacaacCATACAATTGGCAAGCAACTGATTCAATGTCCAACATATTTCATCTGTTGTTccctagagcaatgaaatcatgtagagtactaaaaatgaacacaaaattaGGAATAgataactgaatttggaaacgAAACAACAACCATATAAAATTAGGGATtttagctcgcttactatcaaacacagctaattttagtatGTACACACAGCGGTTATCTTACTacagagccctccactaatatgagcacccttggtaaatatgagcaaagaaggctgtgaaaaattgtctttattttttaagcttTTGACCCTTTGTTTAAatcattcacaaaaatactctgctctcatggatgtcatacaattgcaaacacaacacaggtttataaaaaaataaataaatctttgttaaatataggtgtgcaacaattatcggcacccctatgaattcatatgagaaaaatatatttgaagtatattcccattgatattttacatttttaatgcacctgggtgactaggaacaggaaattgttcaaccatgacttcctgtttcacaggggtataaataggaggtaacacataggccaatttcccttagtcattcataaaaatgggtaagaccaaggaatatagctgtgatgtgcagcaaaaggttgttcaGCTTCACAAattgggaagtggctataagaaaattgaagcattgaaaatgcattgaaaatgcccatttccaacACCAGGGCAATAAATGAGAAGTTCCAAtcaactggaaatattatgagTCAACCTGGAAtcggacgtgtgtctatatcgtctcaacacactgtgaagaggatggttcgagtggccaaacaatctccaaggatcacagctggagaattgcagaagttggtTGCATCTTgggatcagaaagtctccaaaactacaatccgaagtaacctacatcaccacaagttgtttggaagggtttcaagataAAAGCctgtactctcatccaaaaacaaactcaagcaccttcagtttgccagacactactggaacttcaaatgggatcgggttctatggtcagatgaaaactaaatagagctttttggcaataaacgccagaggtggttttggtgcacacaaagaggtagccatatggaaacgtacctcatgcccacggttaaatatggtggtggctctttaatgttttggggctgtttttctgccagaggacctggacattttgttaggatacatggcatcatggactctatcaaatatcaacagatattaaaggaaaacctgattgcctctgccagaaagcttaaaattggCCAtgtttggatcttccagcaggacaatgatccaatacatacatcaaaatcaacacaaaaatggtttactgaccacaaaatcaatgtcctgccatggccatcccagtcccctgacttagAAAAcatgtggggtgaactgaagaggagagtccaccagtgtagaccttgaaattttaaggatctggagagagagatggtctcagatcccttgtcatgtattcCCCAACCtaatcaggcattataggagaagactcagagctgttaacttggcaaagggtgccaataactgtggcacacctatataaatttttttcccataaacctgtgttttgtttgtaactgtttgatatccgtgaaagcagagtattttttttgtgaattttatgaacaaaaaatctaaaggttaaacaataaagacaatttttcacagccttcattgctcatatttaccaagggtaccaatattagtagtgggcactgtatacacacacacacgcctcccAGTTGgatgaatttctctgtaaattggcagatagaatgtttctgtaaacttctgaattcattcggctgctaccatcatgactTACGTTATCAGTAGAGATTAGTGAGCCAGTTTCAGCCAGTttccatgcaagcccaagccatgacactccctccaccatgcttgactgatgagcttctatattttggatcatgaatAGATCATTTcgttctccacactttggtagaggttaatcttggtttatGAACTTTTGTGAActtctgtatttctgtgtaaattccaatctggccttttGATTCTTTGTGATACCTTCATCCCTGCCATGTGGAGGTTGtaggtgatgtcactgactgctgGAAACACTTGTCAGTCATGTTCCGATATTTTTGGTCACTTGAAAAttggtgggttcaaacaaaaggtgccatgttctaagttgtttaacacatctagatgtaattatcaggaaacgaaagctgaaattctgatctatcgtcttaTATTCTtattttgatcttaaacccaaatgtcttcagtgtatagaaaaacaacagaattggccttggcattccaatacttttggagcatAAACCAAATCCATAGAATGTCTTGTTGGTGCCTGCAAGTGCTTAAATgtgcttttaattaaaaacataaccTATTTGCCTTTTGTGTTAGAGCTCATGTATGTTATCGTCAGACTGAATGGAttgacaataaaatgtaaaactgttttAAATCACGCAAACAGAGGCACTGAGCATATTTGTACAGTTATATTTATTGAGAGGCCACAGCTCTTGCATATAACAACTGTTGGCTTTGATAAGGCAAACGCAAGAATGAATCCACCAGCTAACtgacacaaaaaagaaaaacatagagCTTTTGGAGAAGGTGGAACCCACAGGCATGCAGTGATGGCTCAGAGTGCAATGTACAGCTGTGTATATACAAAACAATAGTGAGACCCCCCAGAATGGCACATATCTCTGGCTATGTAAGTAATAACCCAAAAGATTGCTTGGAATAGAACATAAAAACCAAAAAGGCAAGAATCGCTTTACTTTGTAAAAGTTaaactgaacaaaaatatattatttggtaGTCATTCCTGACATCTAAATAAAAGACGTCTCCAATGAGATATCAAAATGGAGCTAAGAGAATATTGCCTTTCTAGAACACCAATTCATATTAGTTTTAAGATGAAGGTGAGACAATGTCTTGTTGGTGAAATGCGACATAAGATTCTTGGAAGAGCCACAGAGCCTCagcacaagtaaaaaaaaaaaaaaaaattgttacatttcttttttttttattaatgagaatgtgCAGACACAGAGGACATTTACAGTTAACAACTTTTAACTTAAGTACAGAGgttcattttcagttttaaagcAGTTGGCATCCACTTTATAAACAGACAAGACAAAGAAAAGGATCCATACACTCATCTTTTACGACAATGTACCATTAATGTATGTAAGAGTACGTCAAAGAAGCGCCATATATGTTATCGCATTGGACAGGGACACACCTAATAATCTCACTCGACATTGTCAAACAAATGGTACTCCATATTGCTTAGGAACACAGAAATAAATCCCCAAATAAATTAGtccaaaaaaatctgtttttttatCCCATTCTTTATTATATATCATAACACAGCTAAAATTGTCAGTCATGTTCTTTATAACTCtttaacatttctttttacTCGTTATAATTACTAGCTTTTTCTTGACTTTAGCTCTGTTTGTGGGCATATCGAGCAGATGATGGGAGGTCCTAGGGTGGCTAACTGGAGTAATCAGAGTGGGTACATGCATCTTCTGTTACCAGGCTATGGGGAAAGGGGAGAGTGGTGTAGGGGTCAGAGAGGCTCAGGTTTAGAGCACACCATGTGGCTTGGATCTCtaatcatcctcctcatcctcttcatcgCTGTCCTTCATGGTAATGCCCTGCATGCCTCCCTCTCGGACCGAGGCAGTGGCTTCTTCCAGGGTGAGCCGGTTCCGTACTGTATCGTACATCTTGCTGTTCAGCGTTGAGTCCAGAACGCCTTGCAGCCTAAAATCTCGATATTTTTTCTACAACGCACACAAAAGTCAAATACTACTGAACACGCTGAACAAGACAGATCTTTAATGATAATATATTTCTACAagtatttcatatatatttaaatatttagatattttcaGTGCTGTTAGTGAAgatatgtgaaaagaatagcTGTAtttgagtgatattttgagcttaAGTATACTGTAggagtacacacacatattattattattattattattattattatccatccatccatcttcaaccgcttactccttttcagggttgcggggaaacctggagcctatcccagggagcatcgggcacaaggcggggtacaccctggacagggtgccagtccatcgcagggcacaatcacatacacattcacacacacattcctacactacggacactttagacacaccaatcagcctaccacgcaagtctttggactgggggaggaaaccagagtacccggaggaaacccccgcagcacggggagaacatgcaaactccacacacacagagccacaggaatcaaaccccgaccctggcggtgtgaggcgaacgtgctaaccatttatttgttgatttatttgtttgggaTCTTGATGAAAGCTCAACATATCACCTAAcatcctggcagaggcaaccaggtttaGACTGAAATATACTGATACTAGGCAGAATTTATGATGCTTTCATAACTACTAATGGTTTTTCCCCCAATATCCATTACCCAGCTTCCAACAACCATTTGTCTTTATACTGTTAGCTGTCCCTATGATAATGGATGgcaaagggatttttttttacaaatatgcaatttcacatttatgCCCCAGGAAATGGTCAGCGGCAGAAATAAAGTTTCTGAGAGAACCTGAgagcaattttaaaaataataaaaaaatttttgtttgaattaaattttaaataatcctTAGTGGTGTCAATAATTTAGATACATTTTTGAGAGGaaatatgattatttaaaacagaaattCTTATGAGACGTATGTTAGAGCAAagataaaagttttttttttctattatttgaGTAAGAATCTTGAATGAATATACaggcatgtgaaaaaaataagtacaccccatggaaattgttggggttttttttggacatatttggacaaccaaacatttgatcctctttgaaacagtgcctattaataaaggtgttacactctatcaaatgactcataaaactgacattttgtagtaattttcacaatttaaataaacaaagaaacagatCAGACCCAtgtaaaaagtaagtatacccctacacttatcacaccttcacatccataaaattagaatcaggtgttcaggattgggtgccagtgattagaacctgcatagggagtgcaggtggaac from Ictalurus furcatus strain D&B chromosome 11, Billie_1.0, whole genome shotgun sequence carries:
- the cplane2 gene encoding ciliogenesis and planar polarity effector 2 isoform X1; this encodes MACVAAGSIMVSDWHRSPESREFFSKILHNKKRRKFGLLEAPVMPPQLKADIVRYKVFLSGKSGVGKTALAARLAGLDMPNIHYETTGMETCGVFWPVKLRESGRMLFFHFQLWDCGESAMRRFDHMLPSCKEHVDAILFLFSFTDRGSFEDLSNQMSRITEPSDRLVRLVVGTKFDLFMHTDVTESDITRFEEVWGVPVFRVGGDVSGGFGEISPLLNALAENLWYQDCMHASTSVPSYPGHIGPEIIV